A window of the Eubalaena glacialis isolate mEubGla1 chromosome 9, mEubGla1.1.hap2.+ XY, whole genome shotgun sequence genome harbors these coding sequences:
- the CDK9 gene encoding cyclin-dependent kinase 9 — translation MQRDAPPRAPAPAPRLPAPPIGAAASSGGGGGGGSGGGGGASAAPAPPGLSGTTSPRGPGGGRRTEEVGSAPRGRKWPWRRKWRGRGGAWSTAAGPGAGAATAAAAAGGGGALEAAMAKQYDSVECPFCDEVSKYEKLAKIGQGTFGEVFKAKHRKTGQKVALKKVLMENEKEGFPITALREIKILQLLKHENVVNLIEICRTKASPYNRCKGSIYLVFDFCEHDLAGLLSNVLVKFTLSEIKRVMQMLLNGLYYIHRNKILHRDMKAANVLITRDGVLKLADFGLARAFSLAKNSQPNRYTNRVVTLWYRPPELLLGERDYGPPIDLWGAGCIMAEMWTRSPIMQGNTEQHQLALISQLCGSITPEVWPNVDKYELFEKLDLVKGQKRKVKDRLKAYVRDPYALDLIDKLLVLDPAQRIDSDDALNHDFFWSDPMPSDLKGMLSTHLTSMFEYLAPPRRKGSQITQQSTNQSRNPAATNQTEFERVF, via the exons ATGCAGCGGGACGCACCACCCCGAGCCCCAGCCCCGGCGCCCCGGCTCCCCGCGCCCCCGATCGGGGCCGCCGCCAGCAgtggcggcggcggaggcgggggCAGCGGCGGTGGCGGAGGCGCCTCTGCAGCTCCGGCTCCTCCTGGCCTCTCGGGAACTACAAGTCCCAGGGGGCCTGGCGGCGGGCGGCGGACGGAAGAGGTGGGGTCGGCGCCGCGAGGCCGGAAGTGGCCGTGGAGGCGGAAGTGGCGCGGTCGCGGAGGGGCCTGGAGCACGGCAGCGGGACCTGGAGCGGGAGcagcgacggcggcggcggctgcaggTGGCGGCGGCGCACTGGAGGCGGCCATGGCAAAGCAGTACGACTCGGTGGAATGCCCCTTTTGTGATGAGGTGTCCAAATACGAGAAGCTCGCTAAAATCGGCCAAGGCACCTTCGG GGAGGTGTTTAAGGCAAAGCATCGCAAGACCGGCCAAAAAGTGGCTCTGAAGAAGGTACTGATGGAGAACGAGAAGGAGGGG TTCCCCATTACAGCCTTGCGGGAAATCAAGATTCTCCAGCTTCTAAAACACGAGAATGTGGTCAACTTGATTGAGATCTGTCGAACCAAAG CTTCCCCCTATAACCGCTGCAAAGGCAGTATATACCTGGTGTTTGACTTCTGCGAGCATGATCTTGCCGGGCTGCTGAGCAACGTCTTAGTCAAGTTCACACTGTCTGAGATCAAGAGGGTCATGCAGATGTTGCTCAATGGTCTCTACTACATCCACAGGAACAAG ATCCTGCACAGGGACATGAAAGCGGCTAATGTGCTCATCACCCGCGATGGAGTTCTGAAGCTGGCAGACTTTGGGCTGGCCCGGGCCTTCAGCCTGGCCAAGAACAGCCAGCCCAACCGCTACACCAACCGTGTGGTGACGCTCTGGTACCGGCCCCCGGAGCTGTTGCTCG GGGAGCGGGACTACGGCCCCCCCATTGACCTGTGGGGTGCGGGGTGCATCATGGCAGAGATGTGGACCCGCAGCCCTATCATGCAGGGCAACACAGAGCAGCACCAGCTTGCCCTCATCAGCCAGCTCTGTGGCTCCATCACTCCTGAG GTATGGCCAAACGTGGACAAGTACGAGCTGTTTGAGAAACTGGACCTGGTCAAGGGCCAGAAGCGGAAGGTGAAGGACAGGCTGAAGGCCTATGTGCGTGACCCCTACGCACTGGACCTCATCGACAAGTTGCTGGTGCTGGATCCCGCCCAGCGCATCGACAGTGATGACGCCCTGAACCACGACTTCTTCTGGTCCGACCCCATGCCCTCAGACCTCAAGGGCATGCTGTCCACCCACCTGACGTCCATGTTTGAGTACCTAGCACCACCACGCCGGAAGGGCAGCCAGATCACCCAGCAGTCCACCAACCAGAGCCGCAATCCCGCCGCTACCAACCAGACGGAGTTTGAACGTGTCTTCTGA